A DNA window from Desulfobacterales bacterium contains the following coding sequences:
- a CDS encoding 2-dehydropantoate 2-reductase: MKVAIVGAGAMGSLFGSLLAEGGHDVWLFDVWQEHIDAVNRNGMTIEFDSKARNIELQAASDPGKIGESELVLIFVKSTQTKAAAQTAAHLACPEGLVMTLQNGMGNAETIAQFFSPDRILVGTTAHGSTMLEAGSIRHAGAGPTTVGMWSQGESEFKRAQQIADQFAQSGIQTAAVKDVRPVLWDKLLVNIGINAITALSGIKNGQILDLECTKDLSRAAVKEAASVALAQDINIRNDAVDHVFQVAGATAANRSSMGQDVDHCRPTEIDAINGFVVREAERLGIEAPVNQTLTALVQTMEEHYLK, from the coding sequence ATGAAAGTTGCGATTGTGGGCGCCGGCGCAATGGGCAGCCTCTTCGGCTCACTTCTGGCTGAAGGCGGACATGATGTCTGGCTTTTTGATGTCTGGCAGGAGCACATCGATGCGGTCAACCGAAACGGGATGACCATCGAGTTTGACAGCAAGGCCCGCAACATCGAGCTGCAAGCCGCTAGCGATCCGGGAAAAATCGGTGAATCGGAGCTGGTGCTCATTTTTGTAAAATCAACCCAAACCAAAGCCGCCGCCCAGACAGCCGCGCACCTGGCATGCCCAGAGGGCCTGGTGATGACCCTCCAAAACGGTATGGGCAATGCTGAAACGATCGCACAGTTCTTCTCACCCGATCGCATCCTGGTCGGGACAACAGCGCATGGCTCTACCATGCTCGAGGCCGGATCCATCCGACACGCCGGTGCCGGCCCCACAACTGTTGGCATGTGGTCCCAAGGTGAAAGCGAATTCAAAAGGGCACAGCAAATCGCTGATCAATTCGCCCAGAGCGGTATCCAAACTGCTGCAGTTAAAGATGTCCGCCCGGTGCTCTGGGATAAGCTGCTGGTCAATATCGGCATTAATGCCATCACGGCCCTAAGCGGAATCAAAAACGGTCAGATTCTTGACCTTGAATGCACCAAGGATCTCAGTCGCGCAGCGGTTAAAGAAGCTGCAAGTGTGGCACTGGCCCAGGATATCAACATTCGCAATGATGCCGTCGATCATGTTTTCCAGGTGGCCGGCGCCACAGCCGCCAACCGCTCCTCGATGGGGCAGGATGTGGATCATTGTCGGCCGACTGAAATTGATGCCATTAATGGCTTTGTTGTGCGTGAAGCCGAACGTTTGGGAATTGAAGCGCCGGTCAATCAGACGCTCACAGCGTTGGTTCAAACGATGGAGGAACACTACCTAAAATAA
- a CDS encoding P1 family peptidase → MTTAGKYNTLTDVAGITVGHYTDPVAASGVTVVVCTEGAVTAVDVRGSAPGTRETDLLAPTNLVEKAQAVVLSGGSVYGLAAADGVVRWLAKNGFGFPLDKGYVAPIVPAAVLYDLDRGSDFVPPVCAEWGEKACQAAGSGPVACGCVGAGTGAWAGSIKGGLGTASAVLDAGITVAALAAVNSGGSVIDPASGQPWEIGLQIEQEFDPQGKRAVKLPPLPAAAAAQNTTIAVVATDAKLSKAQGCKVAQMAHDGMARAIRPAHTMFDGDTIFCMATGKQKLPQKQGFFSATQAQAVTDIGHAAADCLSRAIIRAILTAKSAAGMTAFCDLDDR, encoded by the coding sequence TTGACAACTGCGGGCAAATATAACACTCTTACCGATGTGGCCGGCATCACCGTCGGCCATTACACCGACCCGGTTGCTGCCAGCGGGGTGACTGTGGTTGTCTGTACCGAGGGCGCGGTGACCGCTGTTGACGTACGCGGTTCGGCGCCCGGCACCCGGGAAACCGATCTATTGGCGCCGACCAATCTGGTTGAAAAAGCGCAGGCGGTGGTGCTCTCCGGCGGTTCGGTTTATGGTCTGGCCGCTGCAGACGGCGTTGTGCGTTGGCTGGCGAAAAACGGTTTCGGATTCCCGCTGGATAAAGGATATGTCGCACCGATCGTCCCGGCAGCGGTATTGTATGATCTCGATCGTGGATCTGATTTTGTTCCCCCAGTTTGTGCCGAATGGGGTGAAAAAGCCTGCCAAGCCGCCGGCAGTGGCCCGGTCGCCTGCGGCTGCGTGGGCGCCGGCACCGGCGCCTGGGCAGGCAGCATCAAAGGGGGGCTGGGAACCGCCAGCGCCGTTTTGGACGCCGGCATCACGGTGGCCGCATTGGCCGCTGTCAATTCAGGCGGATCAGTCATCGATCCCGCCAGCGGGCAACCATGGGAAATAGGCCTGCAAATCGAGCAGGAATTCGACCCACAGGGAAAACGGGCCGTGAAACTGCCACCACTGCCTGCAGCCGCTGCAGCCCAGAACACCACCATTGCAGTGGTCGCCACCGATGCCAAGCTGAGCAAGGCCCAGGGTTGCAAAGTCGCCCAGATGGCCCATGACGGTATGGCGCGGGCCATTCGACCGGCACACACGATGTTTGATGGCGATACCATTTTTTGCATGGCCACCGGCAAACAAAAGTTACCCCAAAAGCAGGGTTTTTTCAGTGCGACCCAGGCCCAGGCGGTTACCGACATCGGTCACGCTGCAGCAGACTGTTTATCAAGAGCCATTATAAGGGCCATCCTGACAGCTAAGAGTGCCGCCGGCATGACGGCATTCTGCGACCTTGATGATCGATAA
- a CDS encoding ABC transporter substrate-binding protein: protein MRRLLLLSLAFAITLSIAPVWAEAPNKGGNLVLCVGDEPPGLDPTASASAAIDRVVFANIMEGLVKVDRNGQFVPGLATQWDVSPDGKVYTFKLRQGVKFHNGEAFNAQVAKWNLERGAAQDTKNAHPEFFRVIANIETPDSQTLKVTLKDVDALFIVHMAEGDAVMLPMKGYENTAAAPIGTGPFKFAKWTRGDSVEMVRNEKYWNPVLPYLDKVTYRFIKDPSAQVAALKAGDVDLIGWLFAPELAADIAKDKRFKVLSGASTSEVIMSTNNKAKPFDNKLVRQAIALAIDRQTVIDLVMAGYGTVIGSHWPPVTPYYKDMTGRFPYDPIKAKALLAQAGYPNGFSATIKLPAIYPYSQRAGEVIADMLGQIGIKLKIEIVEWGFWLDRIFKQKDFELSMIGHAEAWDIGIYANPDYYFQFDSQEFRDAYAKALKAPNEAEKAKWFGRCQEIVAEEAVNGFLFLSPALSAMKIELMNWWENYPTIALDCTEVWWKR from the coding sequence ATGAGGAGACTGCTTTTACTTTCTCTGGCATTCGCTATCACGCTTTCAATTGCACCGGTTTGGGCAGAGGCACCCAATAAAGGCGGAAACCTGGTGCTGTGCGTGGGGGATGAGCCACCGGGGCTGGATCCGACTGCAAGCGCTTCGGCTGCCATCGATCGGGTCGTCTTCGCCAATATCATGGAAGGACTGGTCAAAGTCGACCGCAACGGCCAATTTGTGCCCGGGCTGGCCACCCAATGGGATGTGTCGCCGGACGGCAAAGTGTATACGTTTAAACTGCGCCAGGGGGTCAAGTTTCACAACGGAGAAGCTTTCAATGCCCAGGTCGCCAAGTGGAACCTTGAACGCGGCGCAGCACAGGACACGAAAAATGCCCATCCTGAATTTTTCCGGGTTATCGCAAATATTGAAACACCCGACAGTCAGACCCTGAAGGTCACTCTCAAAGATGTTGACGCCCTGTTTATCGTTCACATGGCCGAAGGCGATGCCGTCATGCTGCCGATGAAAGGATACGAAAATACGGCTGCCGCGCCCATCGGAACCGGGCCGTTTAAATTTGCCAAATGGACCCGGGGCGACAGCGTGGAAATGGTCAGAAACGAGAAATACTGGAACCCGGTCCTGCCCTATCTGGACAAAGTCACCTATCGCTTCATCAAGGACCCCAGTGCGCAGGTTGCCGCTTTAAAAGCCGGTGATGTGGATCTTATCGGCTGGCTGTTTGCACCCGAACTGGCGGCAGACATCGCCAAAGACAAACGCTTTAAAGTGCTTTCGGGAGCGTCCACCTCTGAAGTCATCATGTCCACCAACAACAAAGCCAAACCCTTTGACAACAAGCTGGTGCGCCAGGCGATTGCGCTTGCCATTGACCGCCAGACGGTCATTGACCTGGTCATGGCCGGATACGGCACCGTTATCGGCTCCCACTGGCCGCCTGTTACCCCTTACTACAAGGATATGACCGGTCGGTTTCCCTATGACCCGATAAAAGCCAAGGCCTTGCTGGCCCAGGCCGGATATCCGAATGGTTTCTCGGCCACCATCAAGCTGCCGGCCATTTATCCCTATTCACAACGCGCAGGCGAAGTCATCGCCGACATGCTGGGTCAAATCGGGATCAAACTCAAAATCGAGATTGTTGAATGGGGCTTCTGGCTGGATCGCATTTTCAAGCAAAAAGACTTTGAGCTGTCCATGATCGGACACGCCGAAGCATGGGATATCGGCATATATGCCAATCCGGATTACTATTTCCAGTTCGATTCCCAGGAATTTCGGGATGCCTATGCCAAAGCACTCAAAGCGCCCAACGAAGCGGAAAAAGCCAAATGGTTCGGCCGCTGTCAGGAAATCGTCGCCGAGGAGGCCGTCAACGGATTTTTGTTCCTGTCACCGGCACTGTCTGCCATGAAGATCGAGTTGATGAACTGGTGGGAGAATTACCCCACAATCGCACTCGATTGCACAGAGGTGTGGTGGAAGCGGTAA
- the hisS gene encoding histidine--tRNA ligase, with the protein MIQLIRGFKDILPGEIELWQAIEKVARELLEDFGFQEIRIPIMERTELFARSIGEDTDIVEKEMYTFPDRKGDLITLRPEATASIVRAYIQHRLHAKDPVQKLYTIGPMFRRERPQKGRYRQFYQINAEIFGVPSGLADVQLIYLLITLFKRLKVADVKAHINSLGCPTCRPKYKDALSDFLTSINDQLCANCQRRKDRNPLRVLDCKVPDCRAALADAPSIIDYLDPECKADFDEVQQMLQKLGVSFVVDKNLVRGLDYYARTTFEIQTASLGAQNAVAGGGRYDGLVSELGGPDIPATGFAIGFDRLTELTGLETKQFYRQPVIFVAALGEQSRLQAFEWVCALGAEGISAELDFSGKSLKSQMKRADRLAAGYVLIVGDDELKKGEAILRNMKTKDQVSVPLEGLVEAIKKRIDAK; encoded by the coding sequence ATGATCCAGTTAATCAGAGGATTTAAAGATATTCTCCCCGGCGAAATTGAGCTGTGGCAGGCAATTGAGAAGGTGGCACGTGAGCTTCTGGAAGACTTTGGCTTCCAAGAGATCCGTATTCCCATTATGGAGCGCACCGAGCTGTTTGCCAGAAGCATCGGTGAAGACACTGACATTGTCGAAAAAGAAATGTACACTTTTCCGGATCGCAAAGGCGACCTGATTACGTTGCGCCCGGAAGCGACGGCTTCTATTGTACGGGCTTACATCCAACATCGGCTGCATGCCAAGGATCCGGTCCAAAAACTTTACACGATCGGTCCCATGTTTCGAAGAGAGCGACCGCAGAAGGGAAGGTACCGCCAGTTTTACCAGATCAATGCTGAGATTTTCGGTGTCCCATCCGGGCTGGCGGATGTCCAGCTGATTTATCTTTTAATCACTTTGTTTAAGCGATTGAAGGTCGCTGATGTTAAAGCCCACATTAACTCACTGGGCTGTCCGACATGCCGGCCTAAGTATAAAGACGCCTTATCGGACTTTTTGACCTCCATCAATGACCAGCTGTGCGCCAACTGCCAGCGACGAAAGGATCGTAACCCGTTGCGCGTGCTGGACTGCAAAGTTCCGGACTGCCGGGCGGCGCTGGCGGATGCACCTTCCATCATCGATTATCTCGATCCGGAATGCAAAGCCGACTTTGATGAAGTTCAACAGATGCTGCAAAAATTGGGTGTTTCCTTTGTGGTGGATAAAAACCTGGTACGCGGTCTGGATTACTATGCGCGCACCACATTCGAGATCCAGACGGCGTCCCTGGGAGCCCAGAATGCGGTTGCCGGCGGCGGCCGCTATGATGGGCTGGTCAGTGAACTGGGGGGACCGGATATACCGGCTACCGGCTTTGCGATTGGATTTGACAGACTGACGGAATTGACCGGTCTTGAGACAAAACAATTTTACCGCCAACCGGTTATCTTTGTGGCGGCATTGGGGGAGCAAAGCCGTTTGCAGGCGTTTGAGTGGGTTTGTGCTTTAGGGGCTGAAGGCATCAGCGCTGAGCTGGATTTTAGCGGCAAGAGTCTAAAAAGTCAGATGAAACGGGCCGATCGGCTGGCAGCCGGATATGTTCTGATTGTCGGTGACGACGAGCTCAAAAAGGGGGAGGCTATTCTGCGGAATATGAAAACCAAAGACCAGGTTTCCGTTCCCCTTGAAGGTTTGGTTGAAGCCATTAAAAAGCGAATTGACGCCAAGTAG
- a CDS encoding ABC transporter permease: MLRYLIKKLLILLILLFFVSIAVFAVLFVLPGDPAQIILGINATPESLANLRAELGLDKSFMGQYAQWMGNLLLGRSHQSIHYKMPVFELIGDSLAVTGPLALLAMVFALVISLPFGIYAARHQNQSGDVTVMFCTQLGLATPEFWFGILLTLVFSVQLGWFSAGGFPGWGTDFWGSLKALLLPAFALGAIRASILTRLTRSSMLEVLREDYVRTARAKGLKERTVVYGHALRNALVPVLTIMGLQLGQLLAGAIIIENVFFLPGLGRLVFNAIGQRDLPVVRDIVLFMAAAVVIINFLVDLAYAAVDPRIQLE; the protein is encoded by the coding sequence ATGCTCCGCTATTTGATCAAAAAGCTGCTCATCCTGCTGATTCTGCTGTTCTTTGTCTCCATTGCGGTATTTGCGGTCCTTTTTGTGCTTCCCGGTGACCCGGCGCAGATTATTCTCGGAATCAATGCAACCCCCGAATCGCTGGCGAATCTGCGTGCTGAGCTGGGCCTGGACAAATCATTTATGGGACAATACGCCCAGTGGATGGGGAATCTTTTACTAGGCCGCAGCCACCAATCCATTCATTATAAAATGCCCGTTTTTGAATTAATTGGCGACAGCCTGGCGGTGACCGGACCGCTGGCCCTTCTGGCCATGGTGTTCGCCCTTGTCATTTCGCTGCCTTTCGGCATCTACGCCGCGCGGCATCAAAACCAATCCGGCGACGTGACGGTCATGTTCTGCACCCAACTGGGGCTGGCTACCCCGGAATTCTGGTTTGGTATCCTGCTGACCCTGGTGTTTTCGGTCCAACTGGGCTGGTTTTCCGCCGGGGGTTTTCCGGGCTGGGGCACGGATTTCTGGGGTTCACTCAAAGCGCTATTGCTGCCCGCCTTCGCGCTGGGTGCCATCCGGGCCTCCATTCTGACTCGTCTGACCCGCTCTTCGATGCTGGAAGTTTTGCGTGAGGATTACGTACGCACGGCGCGCGCCAAAGGGCTCAAAGAACGGACCGTTGTCTACGGGCATGCCTTGCGCAACGCGCTGGTACCGGTCCTGACCATTATGGGGCTTCAGTTGGGACAGCTTCTGGCAGGGGCGATTATCATCGAAAATGTCTTTTTTCTGCCGGGTCTGGGAAGACTCGTATTCAATGCCATCGGCCAACGGGATTTACCGGTGGTGCGCGATATCGTTTTGTTTATGGCGGCAGCCGTCGTCATCATCAATTTTCTCGTCGATCTGGCCTACGCCGCGGTCGATCCGAGGATACAGCTGGAATGA
- a CDS encoding dipeptide ABC transporter ATP-binding protein, with the protein MFDRPLLRVNHLVKEFPLGAGFFTRQQARVRAVDGVSFELARGETFGLVGESGCGKTTLGRLILRLVEPTSGNVEFDGQQIMGLDAKEMRGLRRRMQIIFQDPYASLDPRMKVDAIVTEPLRAIKSLTKNERTKVAAKLIGKVGLRASDLDKYPHEFSGGQRQRISIARALCVKPDLIVADEPVSALDVSIQAQVINLMADLKDEFQLSYVFISHDLSVVEHISDRIAVMYLGGIVELAPVENFSNTPRHPYTAALLRSVPMPDPHCGKEPFPMEGDVPSPINPPAGCTFHPRCPHAFERCQTEKPLLVEAAPQHFVACWLNDSRGL; encoded by the coding sequence GTGTTTGATCGTCCGCTACTAAGGGTCAATCATCTGGTCAAGGAATTTCCGCTTGGCGCTGGATTCTTTACCAGACAACAGGCTCGAGTCCGAGCTGTTGATGGCGTCTCATTTGAGCTGGCCCGCGGTGAAACCTTTGGCCTGGTGGGGGAATCCGGCTGCGGGAAAACAACTCTGGGGCGCTTGATTCTAAGGTTGGTCGAGCCCACCAGCGGCAATGTTGAATTTGATGGACAGCAGATCATGGGGCTGGACGCCAAGGAGATGCGAGGGCTGCGGCGCCGCATGCAGATTATTTTCCAGGATCCTTACGCCAGTCTCGATCCCCGCATGAAAGTGGATGCCATTGTTACCGAACCTTTGCGTGCCATAAAAAGCCTTACCAAAAACGAACGCACAAAGGTAGCTGCCAAACTCATTGGGAAAGTCGGCCTGCGGGCATCCGACCTGGACAAATACCCGCACGAATTTTCGGGCGGACAGCGCCAGCGCATCAGTATTGCCAGAGCGCTGTGCGTGAAACCGGATTTGATCGTTGCCGATGAGCCGGTCAGCGCCCTGGACGTTTCCATTCAAGCCCAGGTTATCAACTTAATGGCTGACCTCAAAGATGAGTTTCAGCTTTCTTATGTCTTTATTTCCCATGATTTAAGTGTGGTCGAACATATCAGCGACCGCATTGCCGTGATGTATCTGGGCGGGATCGTCGAGCTGGCACCTGTTGAAAATTTCAGCAATACCCCTCGTCATCCCTATACGGCGGCCCTGCTGCGGTCTGTGCCCATGCCCGATCCCCACTGCGGAAAAGAGCCGTTTCCCATGGAGGGTGATGTGCCCAGTCCAATAAATCCGCCGGCGGGTTGCACATTCCATCCGCGATGTCCGCATGCCTTTGAGCGCTGTCAGACCGAGAAACCTTTGCTGGTGGAGGCGGCACCGCAGCATTTCGTGGCCTGTTGGTTAAATGATAGCAGAGGACTGTAA
- a CDS encoding ABC transporter permease yields MKRFFKNKNFTIGFILSLIVVIAAVLSLIWTPFEANRMNAKLRLQGPSWQHPLGTDQYGRDTLSRVMVGAVNSIIVGLMTVAIGLSVGVTLGLVAAYYSKWVDESIMRLSDFLFGFPAVLTAILITSILGPSMINAMLAIGIFYIPVFARLTRAVAMVIWEREFIVAARAAGISEWSIAWRHVLPNIISPLLIQGTIQFAVAILAEAGLSYLGLGTQPPHASWGRMLNEAQTYMSLSPWMAIFPGLAIAWAVLGFNLLGDGLRDTLDPKMVRIR; encoded by the coding sequence ATGAAACGCTTCTTTAAAAATAAAAACTTTACCATCGGATTTATCCTGTCGCTGATTGTGGTTATTGCGGCGGTGCTCAGCCTTATCTGGACCCCTTTTGAAGCCAACCGCATGAACGCCAAACTGCGACTGCAGGGCCCATCCTGGCAACACCCGCTGGGCACAGACCAGTACGGCCGCGATACCCTTTCACGCGTGATGGTGGGGGCGGTCAACTCGATCATCGTCGGATTGATGACAGTCGCCATCGGTTTGAGTGTTGGCGTCACATTGGGGCTGGTAGCGGCTTACTACAGCAAGTGGGTTGATGAGTCCATCATGCGTTTATCGGACTTTTTATTCGGGTTTCCGGCGGTATTGACCGCTATTTTGATCACCTCGATTCTGGGTCCGTCGATGATCAATGCCATGCTGGCGATCGGTATTTTTTATATCCCGGTATTTGCCCGTTTGACCCGGGCAGTGGCGATGGTCATCTGGGAGCGGGAGTTTATTGTCGCCGCCCGGGCGGCCGGTATCAGTGAGTGGTCAATTGCCTGGCGCCACGTGCTGCCCAATATTATTTCGCCCTTGCTCATCCAGGGCACCATTCAGTTTGCAGTGGCTATTTTGGCCGAGGCCGGGCTCAGCTACCTTGGATTGGGAACCCAGCCCCCGCACGCCTCCTGGGGCCGAATGCTAAACGAAGCGCAAACCTATATGTCACTGTCACCCTGGATGGCCATCTTCCCCGGATTGGCCATTGCCTGGGCCGTACTGGGCTTCAATTTGTTGGGGGACGGACTCAGGGATACGCTTGATCCAAAAATGGTCCGAATCAGGTAG
- a CDS encoding ArgE/DapE family deacylase — protein sequence MIPSETIQKVLRHIDPEELIALTAELVRINSVWDPAAGTSEQAVAEKVARWAQSQGFEVQVDQVTPNRPNIIIKWRGASENRNLMFEGHTDVVTPGDVSAWRYDPFGAEIVGRQMYGRGTNDTKGNLAAMLIAMKAIKTAAIALKGSIIGGVLCDEEDQMLGVVDFINKGHADSITAAVICEPQDGLICTSQKGAVRARYRIVGRMSHGAMPLTGLNCAPAIARLIDGLHHLEKKTATAVGCDPHLGWPSFTPTVIQAPSAGVPQLNVVPREAMVLVDVRTTPAQSHQDIIADLKILAKNVAQDVRKNYVQYDQMLDVQRSPDLAVQVDIITDRPCTQTDPSEPIVKAAAWATQTISQKPPIYAGVPGATDGTFLHSMKNIPIVTMGAGDRHVPHQIDEWVDLDQLIETAKVYALTALHFLYQPPA from the coding sequence ATGATACCTTCAGAAACGATACAAAAAGTTCTTCGTCATATCGACCCCGAGGAGTTAATTGCCTTGACGGCTGAGCTGGTGCGCATCAACTCGGTGTGGGATCCGGCGGCCGGCACCAGTGAACAGGCTGTGGCGGAAAAAGTAGCTCGTTGGGCGCAATCGCAGGGTTTTGAGGTTCAAGTCGATCAGGTCACTCCCAACAGACCCAATATCATCATCAAATGGCGGGGGGCATCAGAAAATCGCAACCTGATGTTTGAAGGCCATACCGATGTGGTGACGCCCGGTGATGTTTCGGCCTGGCGCTACGATCCTTTTGGTGCTGAAATCGTCGGTCGACAAATGTATGGTCGCGGCACCAATGATACCAAAGGCAATCTGGCGGCCATGCTAATTGCGATGAAGGCCATAAAGACTGCAGCAATTGCACTAAAGGGTTCCATTATCGGCGGCGTCCTATGTGATGAAGAAGACCAAATGCTTGGTGTGGTGGATTTTATAAACAAAGGTCATGCCGACAGCATAACCGCTGCTGTCATCTGCGAACCGCAGGATGGCTTGATCTGCACTTCTCAGAAAGGCGCTGTTCGGGCCCGTTATCGTATCGTCGGCCGCATGAGCCACGGTGCCATGCCGTTGACCGGTCTAAACTGTGCGCCGGCCATTGCCCGGTTGATTGACGGCCTGCACCATCTGGAAAAAAAGACGGCCACTGCCGTCGGATGCGATCCGCATTTAGGTTGGCCCAGCTTCACACCAACCGTTATTCAGGCCCCATCCGCCGGCGTACCGCAGCTTAACGTTGTGCCAAGGGAGGCCATGGTGCTGGTTGACGTTCGAACAACACCGGCACAGTCTCATCAAGACATCATCGCAGATCTGAAAATCCTGGCTAAAAATGTTGCCCAGGACGTTCGTAAGAACTATGTACAGTACGATCAAATGCTGGATGTGCAGCGCAGTCCCGATCTGGCAGTCCAGGTTGACATTATAACCGACAGGCCCTGCACGCAGACCGACCCAAGCGAGCCCATTGTCAAAGCCGCAGCTTGGGCGACCCAAACCATCAGTCAAAAACCACCGATTTACGCAGGCGTGCCCGGTGCCACTGATGGGACTTTTTTGCATTCGATGAAAAATATACCCATTGTCACCATGGGCGCAGGCGATCGTCACGTACCGCATCAAATCGATGAATGGGTTGATCTGGATCAACTGATTGAAACCGCCAAGGTTTATGCTTTGACGGCCCTTCATTTTTTGTACCAACCGCCTGCTTAA
- the panB gene encoding 3-methyl-2-oxobutanoate hydroxymethyltransferase translates to MSNEKTSILEIQQAKVEGRKLVMLTAYDYPFGLLADQAEIDMVLVGDSLGMVVMGLDGTVEVTMENMIHHIKAVVRGCKRPLVIGDMPFMSYNTSIREAIHNAGRLMKEGGCDAIKLEGGMHFVPTVDAIVKAGIPVQGHIGLTPQTASALGGFKMQGKDAVAAKQIIDDARGLEDAGVFSIVLEAVPAPLGKLVSKAVRVPIIGIGAGPEVDGQVLVTHDMVGLFDKFVPKFVKQYTQIRTIILDAMQAYKKDVQAATFPAAEHSFKMPAETLAQLEMMIEK, encoded by the coding sequence ATGAGCAATGAGAAAACTAGCATATTAGAAATCCAGCAGGCCAAAGTTGAAGGCCGTAAACTGGTGATGCTGACCGCCTATGATTACCCGTTTGGTTTGTTGGCAGATCAGGCAGAGATTGACATGGTACTGGTGGGAGATTCATTGGGCATGGTGGTTATGGGATTGGACGGCACCGTTGAAGTCACGATGGAAAACATGATCCATCATATCAAAGCGGTTGTACGGGGATGTAAAAGACCGCTGGTGATCGGCGACATGCCGTTTATGAGCTATAACACCTCGATCCGGGAAGCCATTCACAACGCCGGCCGTCTGATGAAAGAAGGGGGATGTGATGCCATTAAACTGGAAGGCGGTATGCATTTCGTCCCCACTGTTGATGCGATCGTCAAGGCCGGCATTCCGGTCCAGGGTCACATCGGGTTAACACCCCAGACGGCCAGCGCTCTGGGAGGCTTTAAAATGCAGGGCAAGGACGCGGTAGCAGCCAAGCAAATCATTGATGATGCCAGAGGCCTGGAAGACGCCGGTGTATTTTCGATTGTTCTGGAGGCCGTACCGGCCCCGCTCGGCAAGTTGGTCTCTAAAGCGGTCAGGGTTCCGATCATCGGCATTGGTGCCGGACCGGAGGTGGATGGCCAGGTACTGGTCACCCACGACATGGTTGGCCTGTTCGACAAGTTTGTGCCCAAATTCGTCAAACAATATACCCAGATCCGGACTATTATTCTGGACGCCATGCAGGCTTATAAAAAAGATGTGCAGGCCGCAACATTTCCGGCTGCGGAGCATTCGTTCAAAATGCCGGCGGAGACGCTTGCACAACTAGAAATGATGATTGAAAAATAA
- a CDS encoding ABC transporter ATP-binding protein translates to MNDKLLVIEELRVSFEVSEGIARAVDGLSLDLAAGETLGLVGESGCGKSVTALSILGLVPSPPGRIDTGRIQFENQDLLRLDAEELRHIRGRDIAMIFQEPMTSLNPVLPIGRQVAEPLMVHKALSKSEALAEAAAWLDHVKIPAARKRLEDYPHQLSGGMRQRVMIAMAMVCRPKLLIADEPTTALDVTIQAQILSLMLSLKSELNMSVLLITHDLGVVAQMASRVVVMYAGQVVEQGRMTDIFDQPFHPYTQGLLQSMPRLGEHKGGHTPRLNEIPGTVPALTETTVGCRFADRCPHAFDACRQQQPELFKISDSQRARCWLKRYPDRRKQSV, encoded by the coding sequence ATGAATGATAAACTACTCGTCATTGAAGAGCTTAGGGTTAGCTTCGAGGTTTCCGAAGGCATCGCCCGCGCCGTGGATGGTCTCAGCCTTGATCTGGCTGCCGGCGAAACACTGGGTTTGGTGGGCGAATCCGGCTGCGGTAAAAGCGTCACCGCCTTAAGCATTTTAGGTCTGGTCCCGTCACCACCAGGCCGGATCGATACCGGCCGTATCCAATTTGAAAATCAGGATTTGCTGCGCCTGGACGCTGAAGAATTGCGCCATATTCGGGGTCGTGATATCGCCATGATTTTTCAGGAACCCATGACCTCCTTAAATCCAGTACTGCCGATCGGACGGCAGGTCGCCGAACCGCTGATGGTTCATAAGGCACTTTCAAAATCAGAAGCCCTCGCAGAAGCAGCGGCATGGCTGGATCACGTTAAAATCCCGGCGGCCCGTAAGCGGCTTGAGGATTACCCTCACCAACTTTCCGGCGGTATGCGTCAACGGGTCATGATCGCCATGGCCATGGTGTGTCGGCCCAAATTGCTGATAGCAGATGAGCCAACCACCGCTTTGGATGTCACCATCCAGGCCCAGATCCTGTCCCTGATGCTGAGTCTTAAATCGGAATTGAATATGTCTGTGTTGCTGATTACCCATGATTTAGGGGTGGTGGCCCAGATGGCCTCACGGGTGGTGGTCATGTACGCCGGACAGGTCGTTGAGCAGGGGCGCATGACGGACATTTTTGATCAACCTTTTCATCCCTACACTCAGGGTCTTTTGCAATCAATGCCGCGATTGGGTGAGCACAAAGGCGGGCATACACCGCGGCTTAATGAAATTCCCGGGACCGTTCCCGCCTTGACGGAGACGACTGTCGGCTGCCGCTTTGCCGACCGTTGTCCACATGCATTCGATGCCTGTCGCCAGCAACAACCCGAATTATTTAAAATTAGTGACAGTCAGCGCGCACGCTGTTGGCTCAAACGCTATCCGGATCGGAGAAAACAAAGTGTTTGA